In Drosophila teissieri strain GT53w chromosome 2R, Prin_Dtei_1.1, whole genome shotgun sequence, the following proteins share a genomic window:
- the LOC122614587 gene encoding anaphase-promoting complex subunit 10: MAASMDEDITANPLPSSEEDPLAEERLGFVREVGAQAVWSLSSCKPGFGVERLRDNIMDTYWQSDGQLPHLVNIQFHKRTNISQIYIYTDYKLDESYTPSRISIRSGTNFNDLQELQVMDLTEPTGWVQIPIKDGNVKSIRTFMLQIAVISNHQNGRDTHMRQIRIHAPVEGKHYPLELFGKFGTVDFQKFATIR, encoded by the exons ATGGCAGCCTCAATGGATGAGGATATAACCGCAAACCCTCTGCCAAGCAGCGAAGAGGATCCCCTGGCCGAGGAGCGACTGGGTTTTGTGCGGGAAGTGGGCGCACAAGCTGTTTGGAGCCTCTCCTCTTGCAAGCCGG GATTTGGAGTAGAGCGTCTGCGAGATAACATCATGGATACTTATTGGCAGTCGGACGGTCAACTGCCCCACCTGGTCAACATACAATTCCACAAGCGCACCAACATCAGCCAGATTTACATATACACGGATTACAAGCTGGACGAGAGTTACACGCCCTCAAGGATCTCTATACGATCTGGAACGAACTTCAACGATCTGCAGGAGTTGCAGGTGATGGACCTCACCGAGCCCACCGGCTGGGTGCAGATACCCATAAAGGATGGGAACGTCAAGTCCATTCGCACCTTCATGCTGCAGATTGCAGTGATCTCGAACCACCAGAATGGCAGGGACACCCACATGCGCCAGATCCGCATCCATGCGCCTGTCGAGGGAAAACATTACCCGCTGGAGCTGTTTGGCAAGTTTGGCACGGTCGACTTTCAGAAGTTCGCCACCATTCGTTAG